A stretch of the Methylacidiphilum caldifontis genome encodes the following:
- a CDS encoding RNA-guided endonuclease InsQ/TnpB family protein — protein sequence MLIRQAFKYELMPNGQQERQMCRFAGSCRFVYNRALALQKERHERGEKKLGYAGLCKLLTEWRNSAETAWLKDAPVHPLQQSLKDLERAYANFFAKWAGFPRFRKKGMSDSFRYPDPKQIKLEQHNNRIFLPKLGWLRYRNSREVLGVVKNVTVSQSCGKWYVSIQAEREVERPIPQGGTVGIDMGIARFATLSDGTFYAPLHSFRRHEMALGKAQQSLSRRVRFSNNWRKAKARVGRIHARIANVRRDFLHKTSTAISKNHAVVFVEDLQVRNMSGSAAGTVEAPGRKVRAMSGLNKSILDQGWFEFGRQLDYKLAWRGGRLITVPPQNTSRACPCCGHVSADNRQTQARFACVECGFEDNADVVGAINILSCGMQMLRDEGQDTLHACSGMAQAVSPDGLWIEPRWRSEAGTHRSDPGEAPCHP from the coding sequence ATGCTTATCCGCCAAGCCTTCAAGTACGAATTGATGCCAAACGGCCAGCAGGAGCGGCAAATGTGCCGCTTTGCTGGCTCATGCCGGTTCGTCTACAACAGGGCGCTGGCGTTGCAGAAGGAGCGCCACGAGCGAGGCGAGAAAAAACTTGGCTACGCTGGGTTGTGCAAGCTGCTCACCGAGTGGCGCAACAGCGCGGAGACGGCATGGCTCAAGGACGCTCCGGTGCATCCCTTGCAACAATCTCTCAAAGACCTGGAGCGAGCCTACGCCAACTTCTTTGCCAAGTGGGCTGGTTTCCCACGCTTCAGGAAGAAAGGCATGTCGGATAGCTTCCGCTATCCTGACCCGAAGCAGATCAAGCTGGAGCAGCACAACAACCGCATCTTTCTGCCTAAGCTCGGTTGGCTGCGCTACCGCAACAGCCGGGAGGTGCTCGGTGTAGTCAAGAACGTCACCGTAAGCCAGTCATGCGGTAAGTGGTACGTGAGCATCCAGGCCGAGCGGGAGGTGGAGCGTCCTATCCCGCAAGGGGGTACGGTTGGCATCGACATGGGGATCGCCCGCTTCGCTACGCTCTCGGATGGCACGTTCTACGCCCCGCTCCACAGCTTCAGGCGGCATGAGATGGCGTTGGGCAAGGCGCAGCAGTCATTGAGCCGCAGGGTCAGATTCAGCAACAACTGGAGGAAGGCAAAAGCAAGAGTTGGGCGCATCCACGCACGCATCGCTAATGTCCGCCGCGACTTCCTGCATAAGACCTCGACCGCGATCAGCAAAAACCACGCTGTAGTCTTCGTCGAGGACTTGCAGGTACGGAACATGTCCGGGTCGGCGGCGGGCACTGTCGAGGCTCCAGGCCGAAAGGTTCGGGCCATGTCCGGCCTGAACAAGTCGATCCTGGATCAAGGTTGGTTCGAGTTCGGTCGCCAACTGGACTACAAGCTGGCATGGCGGGGCGGCCGGCTGATCACCGTGCCGCCGCAGAATACGAGCCGCGCCTGCCCGTGCTGCGGACACGTTTCGGCGGACAACCGCCAGACGCAGGCCCGGTTTGCGTGTGTGGAATGTGGTTTTGAGGACAACGCCGATGTGGTCGGTGCAATCAACATCCTCTCTTGTGGGATGCAAATGTTGCGGGACGAAGGGCAGGACACGCTACACGCTTGCAGCGGGATGGCGCAAGCCGTCAGCCCGGATGGCCTGTGGATCGAACCGCGCTGGCGGTCGGAAGCAGGAACCCACCGAAGCGACCCAGGAGAGGCGCCATGCCACCCCTGA
- a CDS encoding DUF302 domain-containing protein encodes MTETLPEGMFRYSSVCNFTDTILHLKNALLSEGFRLFATYDHSQAAKEVGLKLPPTVVLVFGNPLVGTEFMMESATLAIDLPSKLLIRENSDKTVDVFFHCLSHLCQYHKLSSLMSKASAFDERIIALIQYCIN; translated from the coding sequence ATGACTGAGACCTTACCTGAAGGAATGTTTCGTTATAGTTCAGTATGTAACTTTACTGATACGATTTTACATCTGAAAAATGCATTATTAAGCGAAGGCTTTCGACTTTTTGCAACATATGATCATAGTCAAGCTGCAAAAGAAGTTGGTTTAAAACTCCCCCCAACCGTAGTGCTAGTCTTTGGAAATCCATTAGTAGGTACAGAATTCATGATGGAGTCTGCTACCCTTGCAATTGATCTGCCTAGTAAGCTTCTTATACGAGAAAATTCAGACAAAACTGTTGATGTTTTCTTTCACTGTCTTTCTCATCTTTGCCAATACCATAAACTTTCAAGCTTGATGTCTAAGGCCTCTGCTTTTGATGAGCGAATTATTGCATTAATCCAATATTGCATTAACTAA
- a CDS encoding zinc ribbon domain-containing protein, with the protein MRGDALVVSGHGILSLKRLHSKQLGEIQGKRSRCQKGSRSSRKLGWARAKLTLRYNRRVRDLRPKGIRVVADFCKERGIEALFVGNPDGVRRKHAGRHHNQRMSQWEYGKDISYLEQKLEQDRIVCFTGEEQGTSSQCPVCGHRHKPKGRNWRCSACGFEGHRDIVGALNMHAIAFGQVVSFPKRITYLRPGHLRRSSRLDTGQSCLARFASVKRRAGNGAGSLRERPTACEMWLEAHPLQGIWECHLSCLGYWSTI; encoded by the coding sequence ATGAGGGGGGATGCTCTGGTCGTCTCTGGGCACGGCATTCTATCCCTCAAGCGCCTGCACAGCAAGCAACTGGGCGAAATCCAGGGAAAGCGATCCCGCTGTCAAAAGGGCTCGCGAAGCTCTCGTAAGCTCGGGTGGGCACGAGCGAAGCTCACTCTGCGCTATAATCGCCGAGTCCGCGACCTGCGCCCCAAGGGCATCCGGGTAGTGGCGGATTTCTGCAAGGAGCGCGGCATCGAAGCTCTCTTCGTTGGCAACCCGGACGGCGTTCGCCGGAAGCATGCCGGACGCCATCACAATCAGCGTATGAGCCAATGGGAGTACGGGAAGGACATCAGCTATCTGGAACAGAAGTTGGAACAAGACCGCATCGTGTGCTTCACCGGGGAGGAGCAAGGAACGTCCAGCCAGTGTCCCGTATGCGGTCATCGCCACAAGCCCAAGGGGCGAAACTGGCGATGCAGCGCCTGTGGATTTGAAGGCCATAGGGATATCGTGGGTGCGCTAAATATGCATGCAATCGCATTTGGTCAAGTGGTGTCGTTTCCAAAGCGCATCACGTATCTACGTCCGGGACATCTCCGGCGTAGTAGTCGGCTGGACACGGGCCAAAGTTGTCTAGCTCGGTTCGCAAGCGTCAAGCGACGCGCCGGAAACGGTGCGGGTTCCCTCCGGGAACGGCCCACAGCTTGCGAGATGTGGCTAGAAGCCCATCCCCTTCAGGGAATATGGGAGTGTCACTTGAGCTGCTTAGGCTATTGGTCTACAATTTAA
- a CDS encoding transposase: METAGKALIAECCDQHGFRLLALETDIDHVHCFVSASPRWAQATIVGLLKGYTSRGAPGTLPEARGASVTENSSGHRRTTWERQVRYRQR, from the coding sequence ATGGAAACAGCCGGCAAGGCGCTCATCGCCGAATGCTGCGACCAGCACGGCTTTCGATTGCTGGCCCTGGAGACGGATATCGATCATGTGCATTGCTTCGTGTCGGCCTCGCCCAGATGGGCTCAGGCGACGATTGTGGGTCTGCTCAAAGGGTACACCTCGCGCGGGGCTCCGGGAACGCTTCCCGAAGCGCGTGGCGCCTCTGTGACCGAGAACAGCTCTGGACACAGGCGTACTACGTGGGAACGGCAGGTGCGGTATCGGCAGAGGTGA
- a CDS encoding class I SAM-dependent methyltransferase: protein MQNLRENKQSINQWRLYASQKSGGTSSDVIYTLIERIIEKCSLSGRVLDFGAGKGLFTQWLHRCGRFNKVCAADLLPKPPDLPDNIEWWVGDLNHPTGFSAESFDVNVAAEIIEHLENPREVAREWFRLLCPGGILIMTTPNNESWRAIAALIFKGHFSLFLAESYPAHITALVRKDIERILLEAGFESPQFQFTDKGYCPIFRCSWDKVIGPLAKGIRFSDNLAAISRKPTGVS from the coding sequence ATGCAAAACCTTAGAGAAAATAAACAATCGATAAACCAGTGGAGACTATACGCATCCCAGAAAAGCGGTGGAACAAGTTCAGATGTTATTTATACATTAATTGAACGGATTATTGAAAAGTGTTCTCTTTCAGGAAGAGTACTTGATTTTGGTGCGGGTAAAGGACTTTTTACACAATGGTTACATCGTTGTGGTCGTTTTAACAAAGTTTGTGCAGCGGATTTATTGCCTAAGCCTCCAGACTTGCCAGATAACATCGAATGGTGGGTTGGAGATTTAAATCATCCAACTGGCTTTTCTGCCGAGAGCTTTGACGTGAATGTGGCTGCAGAAATCATTGAACATCTTGAAAATCCAAGGGAGGTAGCACGCGAGTGGTTTAGATTGCTTTGCCCAGGAGGCATATTGATTATGACCACTCCTAATAACGAAAGTTGGAGAGCTATAGCAGCATTAATTTTTAAGGGTCATTTTAGCCTGTTTCTTGCTGAAAGTTATCCAGCACATATTACAGCTTTAGTACGCAAGGATATCGAACGCATTCTTTTGGAAGCGGGTTTTGAATCTCCTCAGTTTCAATTTACTGACAAAGGATATTGCCCAATCTTCCGTTGCTCATGGGATAAGGTGATCGGGCCTCTAGCAAAAGGAATCCGTTTCAGCGATAATTTGGCTGCGATTAGTCGAAAGCCAACTGGTGTTTCTTAA
- a CDS encoding glycosyltransferase family 2 protein, with translation MVSAFPYHFSIIIDTYNYSQFIGDAIESVLKQDFPQDRYEILVVDDGSTDETPKIIQEKFQHRVKYIYKPNEGQASAFNRGFEESKGELICFLDGDDFWLAEKLSTLWQIYTQTNIGCFYHDLILVGSPAPWKSVLTFSPFSKLELVAPNAYLLPLEKADLLFSFAVPTSGITLHRTVAQKIFPLAKVTYKLNADFFLQALGLAFSPFVVVRSPLGFYRCHPQGWGICLSFTPEGYKGQIEIAEKVKAFLLELQSSCSLCSLIQTVEEEIAFRQFLLDLSCLSKYRSFFQSCLYLSKEKSLFSFCRKIVYFLRIWLGDSLFLKGFNIYKHLFSKPPLS, from the coding sequence ATGGTTTCTGCATTTCCTTACCACTTTTCCATTATCATTGATACCTACAACTATTCTCAATTTATTGGAGATGCTATTGAAAGCGTACTTAAACAAGATTTTCCTCAAGACCGCTATGAAATCCTCGTTGTGGATGACGGTTCTACGGATGAAACACCAAAGATTATTCAGGAAAAATTCCAGCATCGCGTCAAATACATTTACAAACCCAACGAGGGTCAGGCCTCAGCTTTTAACCGTGGCTTTGAAGAGTCAAAGGGAGAGTTGATCTGTTTTCTTGATGGAGATGACTTTTGGCTTGCTGAAAAACTTTCTACTTTATGGCAAATTTATACCCAGACAAACATTGGTTGCTTTTATCATGATCTTATCCTAGTCGGTTCACCTGCTCCCTGGAAAAGCGTTTTAACTTTTAGTCCTTTTTCAAAGCTTGAACTGGTAGCCCCTAATGCTTATCTCCTTCCCCTGGAAAAAGCTGATCTGCTCTTTTCTTTCGCCGTACCTACCTCGGGCATCACCTTACACAGAACGGTAGCCCAAAAAATTTTTCCTTTAGCCAAGGTTACTTACAAATTAAATGCAGACTTTTTCCTCCAAGCCCTTGGGCTTGCTTTTTCTCCTTTTGTTGTGGTTCGAAGTCCCTTGGGGTTTTACCGGTGCCATCCTCAAGGCTGGGGTATATGTCTCAGTTTTACTCCTGAAGGTTATAAAGGCCAAATTGAAATTGCAGAAAAAGTAAAAGCTTTTTTGCTTGAGCTCCAATCTTCTTGTTCTCTTTGTTCCTTAATTCAAACTGTTGAAGAGGAAATTGCCTTCCGGCAGTTTCTTTTAGATCTTTCTTGCCTTTCCAAATACCGTTCTTTTTTTCAAAGCTGTCTTTACTTAAGCAAAGAAAAATCTCTTTTTTCTTTTTGTAGAAAAATTGTCTATTTCTTGCGTATTTGGCTGGGAGATTCCCTGTTTCTTAAAGGGTTTAACATTTATAAACATTTGTTTTCCAAACCGCCTCTTTCTTAG
- a CDS encoding Slp family lipoprotein — translation MRRKFFDPKQHNWIEKRISPLLPQRHLSFSLSLFMLFLLVLFIYPAHGSLIPKEILSKLKKQPSFETLLKDPDLYKGQLILLGGMILSNDPLEDRTELLVEQRELSHSGKPKSSSHNKKSFYVISKDFLDPEIYTQGRLVTAYGTIKISRRSEKKKIYLEARSVYLWPQFSPPAGGYIGIGPGFFF, via the coding sequence ATGAGGCGCAAATTTTTTGATCCCAAGCAGCATAACTGGATTGAAAAAAGAATCTCTCCTTTACTACCCCAAAGACATTTATCTTTTTCCCTTTCCCTATTTATGTTATTTTTGCTTGTCCTTTTTATCTATCCAGCACATGGATCTCTTATTCCCAAGGAAATCCTAAGCAAATTAAAAAAACAGCCCTCTTTTGAAACCTTACTCAAGGATCCCGATCTCTATAAGGGCCAATTGATTCTCCTTGGAGGTATGATTCTTTCTAATGATCCTTTAGAAGACCGTACTGAACTGCTAGTCGAACAGAGGGAGCTGAGTCATTCTGGAAAACCTAAAAGTTCTTCTCATAATAAAAAGAGCTTTTATGTCATTTCAAAGGATTTTCTCGATCCAGAAATCTATACTCAGGGCCGCTTGGTAACCGCCTATGGCACTATTAAGATAAGCAGACGTTCGGAGAAAAAAAAGATTTATCTTGAAGCACGCTCTGTCTATCTTTGGCCGCAATTTAGCCCTCCAGCAGGAGGATACATAGGCATAGGTCCCGGTTTTTTCTTCTGA
- a CDS encoding protoglobin domain-containing protein, which produces MGNDIASITEAILKEIPECCRLSEKDIEKISSLRPYLYPLEDRLVKGFYDVLYGYPPTSSIFDLSEREKREWTLRNWWRRTLDGPFDLHYWTWQAAVGIIHIRRKVKNPMMIGMWAWILNFLGKELSKILSYDEFTKVLEAFHKLAATAEALTAESYLHHYLLALCHATGTDLQLIDRLVLIELEQVQKTLSQKS; this is translated from the coding sequence ATGGGCAACGATATTGCTTCAATCACTGAAGCTATTCTTAAAGAGATACCCGAATGCTGTCGGTTGAGTGAAAAAGATATAGAAAAGATCTCTTCATTGAGGCCTTATCTGTATCCTTTGGAAGATAGGCTTGTCAAAGGTTTCTACGACGTGCTTTATGGCTATCCTCCCACCTCTTCGATTTTTGATCTTTCTGAAAGGGAAAAAAGAGAATGGACATTAAGAAACTGGTGGAGAAGAACTCTTGATGGCCCTTTTGACCTTCACTACTGGACATGGCAAGCGGCAGTAGGCATCATCCATATTCGTCGAAAAGTCAAAAACCCCATGATGATTGGCATGTGGGCTTGGATCCTCAACTTTTTAGGAAAAGAATTATCAAAGATTTTATCTTATGATGAATTTACAAAGGTCTTAGAAGCTTTCCACAAACTTGCAGCAACAGCTGAAGCTTTGACCGCCGAAAGTTATCTTCACCACTATCTCCTTGCCCTTTGCCATGCCACAGGAACTGATCTTCAACTTATCGATCGGCTTGTTCTTATCGAACTGGAACAAGTTCAAAAGACCCTTAGCCAAAAAAGCTAA
- the ispF gene encoding 2-C-methyl-D-erythritol 2,4-cyclodiphosphate synthase, producing the protein MIRTGIGYDVHRLAQGRKLILGGVNIPFELGLLGHSDGDVLIHAIADALLGAMGKRDIGFFFPNSDPKWKDVSSLVFLEEISQILFKEKWRIENIDSIVICERPKLSPFIEEMKQRVSSSLGIDQAQVGIKATTNEKLGFIGRQEGIAAFASCLISKGID; encoded by the coding sequence ATGATTAGAACAGGAATCGGTTATGATGTCCACAGGCTTGCCCAAGGTAGAAAGTTGATCTTGGGTGGAGTTAACATCCCCTTTGAATTAGGTCTTTTAGGTCATTCAGATGGTGATGTTTTAATTCATGCTATAGCTGATGCCCTGCTTGGGGCTATGGGCAAAAGAGATATCGGGTTTTTTTTCCCGAATAGTGATCCAAAGTGGAAAGATGTATCGAGCTTGGTTTTTCTTGAAGAGATCAGCCAAATCCTTTTTAAAGAAAAGTGGCGGATCGAAAACATTGACTCCATTGTGATTTGTGAAAGACCAAAACTTTCTCCTTTTATTGAAGAGATGAAACAAAGAGTTTCATCTTCTCTAGGCATTGACCAAGCCCAGGTGGGTATCAAGGCAACAACCAATGAAAAACTCGGTTTTATTGGAAGGCAAGAAGGAATTGCCGCTTTTGCAAGTTGCCTGATTAGCAAAGGGATTGATTAA
- a CDS encoding NAD(P)-dependent oxidoreductase, giving the protein MSGIRIALLGTGILGHSIAERLLHTYDSLYVYNRSRSKAEDLLSLGATLCNTPAEAIAAADALFLVLTDAKTTKTVLASAEEKTLFEKKTFFQLGTISPMEAEELNAYITQKGGVFIELPVLGSKNEAKNGSLLLMFGANEEQYHKWHDFLSSLGKVFFVAEPKKAAVLKLALNQLIISSMVGFSLSFAMVIKENIDPKLFMNILRASALYCSTYDKKLPRLVKKDYELANFTLDLLLKDLKLCLEETERLSIESAPLEISRTIIEQALKRGYGQKDYSALFEAIFSPKP; this is encoded by the coding sequence GTGAGCGGTATAAGAATTGCCCTACTAGGGACGGGAATACTTGGGCATAGCATCGCTGAAAGACTGCTCCACACCTATGATTCTCTTTATGTGTACAACCGTAGTCGGTCAAAGGCTGAAGATCTCCTCTCTCTTGGAGCAACTCTGTGCAATACTCCTGCCGAAGCCATTGCGGCTGCCGATGCCCTTTTTTTAGTTTTAACCGACGCCAAAACCACGAAAACGGTTCTGGCTTCGGCTGAAGAAAAAACTCTTTTTGAGAAGAAAACCTTTTTCCAGCTCGGAACGATTAGCCCTATGGAAGCCGAGGAGTTAAATGCTTACATTACGCAAAAAGGAGGGGTATTCATAGAACTGCCTGTGTTGGGCAGCAAAAATGAAGCTAAAAACGGTTCTTTGCTTTTAATGTTTGGGGCAAACGAGGAACAATACCACAAATGGCATGATTTTTTATCCTCGCTGGGAAAAGTTTTTTTTGTCGCTGAACCCAAAAAAGCGGCTGTTTTAAAACTTGCCCTCAATCAATTGATCATTTCATCCATGGTTGGGTTTTCTTTAAGTTTTGCAATGGTGATTAAAGAAAATATCGATCCCAAACTTTTCATGAACATTCTGCGGGCAAGTGCGCTCTATTGTTCAACTTACGATAAAAAACTGCCACGGCTGGTAAAAAAAGATTATGAACTTGCCAATTTTACTTTAGATCTTCTTTTAAAAGACCTTAAATTATGCTTGGAAGAGACAGAAAGACTTTCCATAGAGTCTGCTCCATTAGAAATTTCAAGAACGATTATTGAGCAAGCCCTAAAGCGTGGATACGGACAAAAAGATTATTCAGCTCTTTTTGAAGCAATTTTTTCACCCAAACCATGA
- a CDS encoding cupin domain-containing protein, giving the protein MNTLSSKAIIIEKNPSQNKLDELGVARWPIWEKEPSSFDWSYDQKECCYILEGEALIQVGEEKPLRISQGELVTFPAGLSCHWVITKKIRKHYQLG; this is encoded by the coding sequence ATGAATACTTTATCTTCTAAAGCCATTATCATTGAAAAAAATCCCTCGCAAAACAAACTTGATGAACTAGGTGTTGCCCGTTGGCCCATATGGGAAAAAGAACCATCCTCTTTTGACTGGAGCTATGATCAAAAAGAATGCTGCTATATCCTTGAGGGTGAGGCCCTGATCCAGGTGGGAGAAGAAAAACCTCTTCGGATAAGTCAAGGGGAACTGGTGACCTTTCCCGCGGGTCTGTCTTGCCACTGGGTAATAACGAAAAAAATAAGGAAACATTATCAATTGGGTTAA
- a CDS encoding ComEC/Rec2 family competence protein gives MKIHIFDVEHGECSAVETPCGHLILIGAGCNKSTNWRPSSWLQQRNQKPHCIVLSNLDQDHLSDLVNFKMNIFPESIAYNSNIDPDWLEHKKIKESGEVHDAVKTALYWIRNVFISPICPSYEMEIAYFHHSLKEFQDTNNLSVVTFVAYNGVGVMFPGDLEAAGWEKFLENQKFVKCLKRTNILIASHHGRKNGYCREVFDYCAPDIIIISDKPVMHETQSHNLYAQHCRGLNISGSIRKVLTTRKDGRITIIIPAIGNYIIHINQNC, from the coding sequence ATGAAAATTCACATTTTTGATGTTGAACATGGAGAGTGTAGTGCTGTAGAGACGCCATGTGGCCATTTGATATTGATAGGAGCTGGATGCAACAAATCTACAAATTGGCGACCCTCAAGCTGGTTGCAACAACGCAATCAAAAACCTCATTGTATTGTTTTAAGTAATCTGGACCAAGATCATCTATCCGATTTAGTAAATTTCAAAATGAATATCTTCCCCGAAAGTATTGCTTACAACAGCAATATTGATCCCGACTGGTTGGAACATAAAAAAATCAAAGAAAGTGGCGAAGTACACGATGCGGTGAAAACAGCTTTATATTGGATACGAAATGTTTTCATTTCACCGATATGCCCAAGCTATGAGATGGAAATCGCTTATTTTCATCATTCGTTGAAAGAATTTCAAGATACAAATAATCTCAGTGTTGTTACTTTTGTTGCTTACAACGGAGTGGGTGTAATGTTCCCAGGAGACCTTGAAGCCGCTGGGTGGGAAAAATTTTTAGAAAACCAAAAATTTGTAAAATGTTTGAAGCGAACAAATATTTTAATTGCTTCTCATCATGGAAGAAAAAATGGCTATTGTCGTGAAGTGTTCGATTACTGTGCTCCTGATATAATAATTATTTCTGATAAGCCGGTAATGCACGAAACACAAAGCCATAATCTCTACGCTCAACATTGTAGAGGTTTAAACATTAGTGGGAGTATTAGAAAGGTTCTAACAACTCGTAAAGATGGGAGAATAACAATTATAATTCCGGCTATTGGCAACTACATCATTCATATCAATCAAAATTGTTAA